The proteins below are encoded in one region of Nakamurella flava:
- a CDS encoding ABC-F family ATP-binding cassette domain-containing protein, translating into MITATGLELRAGTRILLADTTLRLHAGDRVGLVGRNGAGKTTTLRVLAGEGQPYAGSITATGPVGYLPQDPREGDLDVIAKDRVLSARGLDRMLSDLEKVQIQMAELSGGQLEAATARYGRLEERFSTLGGYAAEAEAARICSNLGLPDRVLAQPMRTLSGGQRRRVELARILFGASTENGESGTMLLLDEPTNHLDHDSIVWLRDYLRLFTGGVVIISHDVDLLAAVVNKVWFLDAVRGELDAYNMSWSRYLEARATDEQRRRRERANAEKKASALMQQAAKLGAKATKAAAAHQMVRRAEKLVSSLDDVRVADRVAKIRFPAPAPCGRTPLTAQNLSKAYGSLEVFAGVDLAIDKGSRVVILGFNGAGKTTLLKLIGGLEKPDTGEVTPGHGLRLGYFAQEHDTIDPDRTVWENTRSASPDTGAQELRNLLGAFMFKGEQLDQPAGTLSGGEKTRLALAGLVSSAANVLLLDEPTNNLDPASREQVLDALRRYEGAVVLVTHDPGAVQALAPERVILLPDGTEDHWSAEYQELIELA; encoded by the coding sequence GTGATCACCGCGACCGGCCTCGAGCTGCGGGCCGGCACTCGGATTCTGCTGGCCGACACCACCCTTCGTCTTCATGCTGGCGACCGCGTCGGCCTCGTCGGCCGTAACGGCGCCGGCAAGACGACCACCCTGCGCGTCCTGGCGGGGGAGGGTCAGCCCTACGCCGGCTCCATCACCGCCACCGGCCCGGTCGGCTACCTGCCGCAGGACCCCCGTGAGGGTGATCTCGACGTCATCGCCAAGGACCGCGTGCTGTCCGCCCGGGGGCTCGACCGCATGCTCTCTGACCTGGAGAAGGTCCAGATCCAGATGGCCGAGCTGTCCGGCGGCCAGCTGGAGGCGGCGACCGCCCGGTACGGACGGCTGGAGGAGCGGTTCTCCACCCTCGGCGGCTACGCGGCCGAAGCCGAGGCCGCCCGTATCTGCTCGAACCTGGGCCTGCCCGACCGGGTGCTGGCCCAGCCCATGCGCACCCTGTCCGGCGGTCAGCGGCGCCGGGTCGAGCTGGCCCGCATCCTGTTCGGCGCGTCGACCGAGAACGGCGAGAGCGGCACCATGCTGCTGCTCGACGAGCCGACCAACCACCTCGACCACGACTCGATCGTCTGGCTGCGCGACTACCTGCGGTTGTTCACCGGCGGCGTGGTCATCATCTCCCACGACGTCGACCTGCTGGCCGCCGTGGTGAACAAGGTCTGGTTCCTGGACGCCGTGCGCGGCGAGCTGGACGCGTACAACATGTCCTGGTCGCGCTACCTCGAGGCACGGGCCACGGACGAGCAGCGGCGCCGCCGCGAGCGTGCCAACGCCGAGAAGAAGGCCTCCGCGCTGATGCAGCAGGCGGCCAAACTCGGCGCCAAGGCCACCAAGGCGGCGGCGGCCCATCAGATGGTGCGCCGGGCCGAGAAGCTGGTGTCGTCGTTGGACGACGTGCGGGTGGCCGACCGGGTGGCCAAGATCCGGTTCCCGGCCCCCGCGCCGTGCGGCCGCACCCCGCTGACGGCCCAGAACCTTTCCAAGGCCTACGGGTCGCTCGAGGTGTTCGCCGGGGTCGACCTGGCCATCGACAAGGGCAGCCGCGTCGTCATCCTCGGGTTCAACGGGGCGGGCAAGACGACCCTGCTCAAGTTGATCGGCGGGCTGGAGAAGCCGGACACCGGTGAGGTCACCCCTGGGCACGGTCTGCGCCTGGGGTACTTCGCGCAGGAACACGACACCATCGACCCCGACCGCACGGTCTGGGAGAACACCCGCTCCGCGTCACCGGACACCGGCGCGCAGGAGCTGCGGAATTTGTTGGGCGCGTTCATGTTCAAGGGCGAGCAGCTGGACCAGCCGGCTGGCACCTTGTCCGGCGGCGAGAAGACCCGACTCGCCCTGGCCGGTCTGGTCTCGTCCGCGGCCAACGTGCTGCTGCTCGACGAACCGACCAACAACCTGGATCCGGCGAGCCGCGAACAGGTGCTCGACGCCCTCCGCCGGTACGAGGGGGCGGTCGTGCTGGTCACCCACGACCCGGGAGCCGTTCAGGCGCTCGCCCCGGAACGGGTCATCCTGTTGCCCGACGGCACCGAGGACCACTGGTCCGCCGAGTACCAGGAACTCATCGAACTCGCCTGA
- a CDS encoding helix-turn-helix domain-containing protein, whose product MATDTKASTKSTKSTTVKKGARITGVAREKLAADLRKKYEKGQSIRALAEGTGRSYGFVHRLLLDAEVPLRGRGGATRTKKK is encoded by the coding sequence TTGGCCACAGACACCAAGGCGAGTACCAAAAGCACGAAGTCGACCACCGTGAAGAAGGGCGCCCGCATCACCGGGGTGGCCCGGGAGAAGTTGGCGGCCGACCTGCGCAAGAAGTACGAGAAGGGGCAGAGCATTCGGGCTCTGGCCGAGGGCACGGGCCGTTCCTACGGTTTCGTGCATCGCCTGCTGCTGGACGCGGAGGTCCCTCTGCGCGGACGCGGCGGGGCCACCCGCACCAAGAAGAAGTAG